The segment TCGTCCGCGTCCCCCTCGTCGACACCACGCCGCTCGACGACCCCGCGGCGGCCCGCGCCCTGCGCGACCTCGCCTGGCGGCTCTACCCCAGCCGCAGCGCCGTCGAGGCGTGGACGCGGCAGGGCGTCGGTTTCCAGGACCGCGCGCGCGTCGCCGCGGTCGGGCCCGGCACCGCCGCCGCGCTCCGCGCGGCCGGCGCCGACGTGGCCTTCACCCCCACCCGGGCGACGGGCGAGGCGCTCGCGAAGGAGCTCCTCGCCGCCCCCCACGGCCCGCGGCGCGGCGACGTCGTCGGGCTCGTCCGGGGCGACCGGGGTCGCGCCGACGTCAAGGGGATCCTGCAGCGCGCCGGGGTGGTCGTGCGCACCGCGACGCTGTACGCGACGCACGCGCGGGCGTGGCCCGACGACGTCCGCGCCGACGCGGTCGTCCTCGCCTCGCCCTCCGCCGTCGCCGCGCTGCCCGACGCCGTCGCGCGCGCCGCGACGCTGGTCGCGATCGGTCCGACGACCGCCGCCGCCCTCCGCGACCGCGGCCTCGCCGCCCGCGAAGCGGCGGAACCGACCGAGGCCGGCGTCGTCGAGGCGCTCCGCGCCGACCTGGCGGTCGCGGGAGGGGCGTCGTGAGCGCCGGTCCG is part of the Trueperaceae bacterium genome and harbors:
- a CDS encoding uroporphyrinogen-III synthase, encoding VRVPLVDTTPLDDPAAARALRDLAWRLYPSRSAVEAWTRQGVGFQDRARVAAVGPGTAAALRAAGADVAFTPTRATGEALAKELLAAPHGPRRGDVVGLVRGDRGRADVKGILQRAGVVVRTATLYATHARAWPDDVRADAVVLASPSAVAALPDAVARAATLVAIGPTTAAALRDRGLAAREAAEPTEAGVVEALRADLAVAGGAS